TATACCTGGATGAGCGGCTTGGCAATTAATTCAGCCCTGTTTTTTTTTAGTGCACAATTGACACTCAATAAGTCTGAAATTCGTTCAGTGAACCATTTCAGTAAACACGTTCATTCCGGCGGCTATGTTATTGCTCAATTGACCGAACCGTCTGTAGAAAAGGAGAAAACACTTAAGTGTTTGTTCATTATAAACCGAATTGTAACAAGCGATGGAATTGAACAGGTAAACGGTAAAGCATTGGTGTATATTCAAAAAGACACCCGGGCTTCAGCATTAAAATATGGGGATGAGATAGTTTTCAGATCCGATCTTAGAGAAATTGCGCCACCACAAAATCCCGAAGAGTTTAATTACAAACGCTATTTGTCATTTCAAAATATTTTTCATCAACAGTATATTAAGCAGGAGCAATGGAAGCTGTTGAATGAAAATGCGGGAAACAGAGTAATGAGTATTGTATATGATACACGAAACAGTTTACTCCTGAAATTAAATGAATTGGGGTTAAAGGGGCAGGAGTATGCTGTAGGTGCCGCACTGATACTTGGTTATTCCGACAAACTGGATCCCGGTATTATCAGTGCTTATGCAGGCACAGGTACATTGCATGTATTGTCTGTTTCAGGTTTACATGTTGGATTGGTGTATGTTGTGTTTAATTTCTTATTGAGGTTTATTGAACGCTTTAAGCAGGGGAAGATCATAAAGGGCATATCGATCATTATGTTGTTATGGGCCTATGCCGCGCTTACCGGTTTCTCACCTGCGGTATTGAGAGCTGCAACCATGTTTAGTTTTGTAGTGTTAGGCCGCTCCATTAACCGCGACACAAATATTTATAATACACTTGCGGTTTCCTGTTTTGTGTTGCTGCTTTTTGATCCTTTTTTGATTTTTGATGTGGGCTTCCAGCTTTCATACCTGGCTGTGGCGGGTATTATTTTTCTGCAACCTTTAATTTATAATTGGTGGCACACAACCAAATGGCTGCCTGACCAGGTATGGAAAATAATTTCGGTCTCCATCGCAGCGCAGTTGGCTACGTTACCTCTTTGCTTTTTTTACTTTCACCAGTTCCCTAATTATTTTTTATTTTCAAATCTTATTGTGATACCGTTATCCACCCTGGTTATCTATAATGGGATATTGGTTTTTGTCCTTAGCAATATTCCGTGGCTGGGGACCGCCTTAAGTAAGTTA
This genomic stretch from Bacteroidota bacterium harbors:
- a CDS encoding ComEC family competence protein — its product is MIIFLVLHMRFFNEAPLVRLLLPLILGIVSAVYFLNNVIILLICSCISIMALIALICIKPHTTAYKYTWMSGLAINSALFFFSAQLTLNKSEIRSVNHFSKHVHSGGYVIAQLTEPSVEKEKTLKCLFIINRIVTSDGIEQVNGKALVYIQKDTRASALKYGDEIVFRSDLREIAPPQNPEEFNYKRYLSFQNIFHQQYIKQEQWKLLNENAGNRVMSIVYDTRNSLLLKLNELGLKGQEYAVGAALILGYSDKLDPGIISAYAGTGTLHVLSVSGLHVGLVYVVFNFLLRFIERFKQGKIIKGISIIMLLWAYAALTGFSPAVLRAATMFSFVVLGRSINRDTNIYNTLAVSCFVLLLFDPFLIFDVGFQLSYLAVAGIIFLQPLIYNWWHTTKWLPDQVWKIISVSIAAQLATLPLCFFYFHQFPNYFLFSNLIVIPLSTLVIYNGILVFVLSNIPWLGTALSKLLNYLLAFLNSSVKFMEQLPYALWQGISISFMETGLIYLLIISGIVYLLKRKYIPLVVFLITGVILLSINLYERVGEGHQQKIIVYNIPHLSAIDLVDGNKNYFIADRSLTTETGKVHFYILPNRWSLGIAGTSFFRTDSLQKIRLGGKVVVHITDKDQVGGLEGLKADCVILSSNCELNLVELAKTVAFDLLVFDSSNSASHVGKWIQECRMLHKKYYNVATKGAFIMNI